Proteins from a genomic interval of Kitasatospora herbaricolor:
- a CDS encoding NADP-dependent oxidoreductase, whose protein sequence is MSVQTHPQHAAPQMNAITQQSLGGPEVLEQVSTARPVAGPGEILVKVQAAGVNPVDLAVRAGYFPLLGEPPFSLGWDVAGTVEVVGEGVTGFTAGDEVFGMPHFPQAGNAYAEYVAAPAEEFAHRPAALPVIEAGALSLSGLTAYQALVRIAGIGPGQRVLIHAASGGVGHLAVQIAKARGAYVIGTARAEKHTILKKLGADQLIDYTLADFAGAVEPVDVVFDLVGGENARRSVAVLRPGGLIVSAIDHDPGLTPEEAHASGVRFEPVVVHRSAEDLAALRDLVVAGALRVHVGLTLPLAEAGQAHRISAGRAVTGKLVLIP, encoded by the coding sequence ATGTCGGTTCAGACGCACCCTCAGCACGCCGCCCCGCAGATGAACGCCATCACCCAGCAGAGCCTCGGCGGCCCCGAGGTGCTGGAGCAGGTCAGCACCGCGCGCCCGGTCGCGGGGCCGGGCGAGATCCTGGTCAAGGTGCAGGCGGCGGGCGTCAACCCGGTCGACCTGGCCGTCCGGGCCGGATACTTCCCGCTGCTGGGCGAGCCACCCTTCTCGCTCGGCTGGGACGTCGCCGGCACCGTCGAAGTCGTCGGGGAGGGCGTCACCGGCTTCACGGCCGGTGACGAGGTGTTCGGCATGCCGCACTTCCCGCAGGCCGGCAACGCCTACGCCGAGTACGTCGCCGCCCCCGCCGAAGAGTTCGCGCACCGGCCGGCGGCGCTGCCGGTGATCGAGGCCGGCGCCCTCTCGCTCTCCGGTCTGACCGCCTACCAGGCGCTGGTCCGGATCGCCGGGATCGGGCCGGGGCAGCGGGTGCTGATCCACGCGGCCTCCGGCGGCGTCGGCCACCTCGCCGTCCAGATCGCCAAGGCGCGCGGCGCGTACGTCATCGGGACGGCGCGGGCGGAGAAGCACACCATCCTGAAGAAGCTCGGCGCGGACCAGCTGATCGACTACACCCTGGCCGACTTCGCCGGCGCCGTAGAGCCGGTGGACGTGGTGTTCGACCTGGTCGGCGGGGAGAACGCGCGGCGCTCGGTGGCGGTGCTGCGGCCGGGCGGGCTGATCGTCAGCGCCATCGACCACGACCCGGGGCTGACGCCGGAGGAGGCGCACGCGTCGGGCGTGCGGTTCGAGCCGGTCGTCGTGCACCGGTCCGCGGAGGACCTCGCCGCCCTGCGCGACCTGGTCGTGGCCGGGGCGCTGCGGGTGCACGTGGGCCTGACCCTGCCGCTGGCCGAGGCCGGGCAGGCGCACCGGATCAGCGCCGGACGGGCGGTCACGGGCAAGCTCGTCCTGATCCCGTGA
- a CDS encoding winged helix-turn-helix transcriptional regulator gives MDTTSELVGQRVADVYLRECASRSVLQLLANKWTFLVLGALADGPQRFGVLLRRADGITQKSLTQTLRGLERDGLLSRTVYPTIPPRVEYELTDLGRSVGGLIGQINVWAEANLSSVVAAREEYDEHVGEEPRPVTR, from the coding sequence ATGGATACCACCTCTGAACTGGTAGGACAGCGAGTCGCCGATGTCTACCTGCGCGAATGCGCGTCACGCTCGGTACTCCAGCTGCTCGCCAACAAGTGGACCTTCCTGGTCCTCGGCGCGCTGGCGGACGGACCGCAGCGCTTCGGCGTCCTGCTGCGGCGCGCGGACGGCATCACCCAGAAGAGCCTCACCCAGACCCTGCGCGGGCTGGAGCGCGACGGGCTGCTGTCCCGTACGGTCTACCCCACGATCCCGCCCCGGGTCGAGTACGAGCTGACCGACCTCGGCCGCAGCGTCGGCGGTCTGATCGGCCAGATCAACGTCTGGGCCGAGGCCAACCTCTCGTCGGTGGTCGCGGCCCGCGAGGAGTACGACGAGCACGTCGGGGAGGAGCCCCGCCCGGTCACCCGCTGA